ACGACCGCTCACCGGGTCAGTGCCCTGCGCATAGGTGTGCTTGGTCTGGATGCCGCGGCGATCAGTGTAGGTATCCAGACGCCGGCGGAAGTCGACACTCTGGTCGTAGTAGGTCCGGCTGACGGTTCCCTGCGAATCCGTCAGGCTGGTCACCTTGCGCGACGGCGCGGTGTCGCCGCCGGGTGTCAGGGTGTAGTCGGTCTGCCGCCCCAGCGCGTCGGTCACCACCGCACCACCATTGGGGCTGTAGGCCAGTGTCACGCCATCGGCACCGCCGGCATGCTGACTGGAGATCACACGACCGATGGAGTCATAGGTAAAGGTGCTGTAGCGGCGACCGTCCTCAGCGGTGATGCCGGTCAGGTGCTGGGGGAAGTCCTGGTTCTCGTAGTGATATGTCCGCACACCACCACCCGCATAGGTCACCGTGGCGACCTGGTTCTGCGGCGTGTAGGTATAGGTGGCGAGCGCAATGCCTTCGACGAGCACCGAACTGATCAGCGCCTCATAGTCGTTGGACTGGTAGACGAACTCCAGTGTGCGGCCACTGCTGTGGGTGACCGCCGCAAGGCGGTCGCTGTCGTCGTAGATGTAGGTCAGCGACGTGCCATCCGGGAAGCGCTTGGCGGCAAGACGCCCGTCCGCGCCGAAGGTAGAGATGGAATCCGCCGAGTACAGTGTCCAGTTGCCGTTCTGGACCAGACGGTCACCACTGTCGTCGTCCGCTTCATAGGCTTGGCCGATCTTCTTGAATGCACGCTGGAAACCGGTGCTTTCAATGATGCCCACACTGTCAACGCCATCCAGTGCCAGGTGGGCGCCCAGCGAATGGGTCCAGCCATAACCGAAGCCGCCGGAGGACGTGGAGATGCCAGAGTGGTAGAAGCGCGTCAGCGCGATCCAGCCCAGATCGAAGTCCGGCGCGATCTCATACTTCTCGCCCGTTTTAACATCACATGGGTTGCCGACATTGCCGTCGCAGGTACCGCCGTTGGAGGCCGGGTCCTTGTCGGGAATCGGGCTCATGTTCGCAGCTGTGTCGTTGCGGGACATGGGGCAGTTACCGTTGCCGCCGTCCTTGTCGCACTTTTGCGACTTCGAGGTGATGGTCGCAACGAACTCTTCGCTGACGCAGGCGTTGTGCTTGTTGGACCACTGCGTGAGCGGAATCGGGCAGTTCAAGCGCCGGGTACGCGCGACCGCAACCGTCCCGGTATACGGGGTGCAGGGCGATTCAGCCGTATTGTTGCCAGCCATTGAAGTCAGATCGTAGTAGCGTGACTCGATGACACCTTCCTGATCGGGCGAAGCCGCAAACCAATCGCCAGACGGAGTGACCGCCGCCCCGGGGCACACGGGATTGCTGGCTTGTTGGTCCGCAAGAAAATCGGCCACCATCGCTTCTTCCGTCGGGAATATGTCACGCCCGATGTAGGACCAGTCCGGGTCGGAGGGCTGCGTCTTCCCCATCCAGTAGGTGATCGACGTGTTTCCGTTCAAGTCCACGACTTTCGACTTGATCTTGTCGACAGATTGCCAGCCGAACTGGAACTCCGGCGGGAACGGGCTGAGCGCCGGCAGGTTCTTGATGGCGGCTACCGCAGCCTGCTGGGTCTTGTATTGCGTCGCATCGCCGCCGGGCTGCGAAATACGCCAGGTAATCTTGCTTTCCTGCGCCTGTGCCACAGCAGGGGCGATGCAGCCGACGGCAACAATGGTCAGCGCGGCACGCGAGAAGCTCTTCAGTCGTTCCAACATCCCTGTTCTCCTTCCTGGACGAACACAGCGCCGGCGGGAACGAGAACGCGGGGGTAGAGCCCCATCACGTCATGCTTCGGATCGTCCCTGGTCCGGAATGCGGCAGTGCCACATGCCGCCTTTATCGTTGAAGGCGATGACATATTCAAGTTATGCCCTGCGACACCCGTCACATTTCCACCCGCGCGGATTTCAGATCCAGCCGATTACCGCGACAGCTTCCGGAGCAGCCTGCGGGCAGGAAACACCTGCAACCGCCTGCATCCCTCGCGCATCAGAAGATCCTGGACACCCATGGAACAGGATCATGAGGCGCATTCCCCCGCATCGCCGTAGCGCACTCGGCACTCGCCGTTGGCGCAGCACTGCCATCGCCATCCTCACTCTGCTGACGCTTCCCCTGGCCACCCTCGCCTCACCCGTGCTGGAGAGCGCCTGTTCCCTCGCCGCCCGCCCGGGCGAGCGCATCATCGACGTTCCCTTCGACGTCGTCGACGGGCGCATCTATGTGGAGGTGCAGGTCAATGGCAGCGGCCCGTACCGCTTCGCCATTGATACCGGCGCCAGCGGCATGGCCCGCGCGGACGCCCGCCTGGTCCGTCAACTGGCGCTGCCGGCGGACGCCAGCACCCGCCACTCCGACGGCGTACAGACAGCCTGGGCCGATACGGTGCGCATCAACGCCCTCGCGCTCGGCGGACTGCGCCACAGCGACGTGACCGCGCGCACCCGCGACTACAACGCACGGCAATCCAAAGACGCAGCGTTCGACGGCATCCTTGCGCGCGGATTCTTCGCTGATGGCGTGCTGATCATCGATTACCCCCAACGGCGTCTGCAGTTCCGCCGCGACATCGACCTCCTGCCCGCGCAACCGGACACGCTCGCCTACTCACGCGCCTTCCGCATCCCGGTGACGATTGGAACAGTGACCACAGAGGCGCAGCTGGACACCGGCGCCAACGTCGCAATGGTGCTGCCCACTGCACGCTTCCGGCAGGTCGCCGGTACCGCAGTGACCACCGGGGATCGACTGACCCTCAGCCACGGCGAGGTCGATGGCGGACGTGCACGGCTGGATGTTCCCGTGCTGATCGGTGGCCTGGCGCTGCAGGGGCTGCATGTACGGGTGTCCGACCGCTATCCGGAAGCGGTGGTGGGCGCCCATGCGCTGCAGGACGCAGTGGTGCTGATCGATCAGCGCAGCCAACAGGTGGCAGTCTGCCCAGGCAGGCACCACCGCAACTGAGTCACTGGCGGCGTGCTGCCCGCCATGCCGGCCACGCTTCAGCGATCACGCCCACTGCCGACCTCAGGAACAACAGGGCGATCACTGCGCCGACGACAATATCCGGCCAGCCGCGCCCGGTCATCGCCACGCCACCTGCGGCCACCAGCACGCCCAGGTTCGCGGCGACGTCATTGCGCGAGCACTCGAACGTGCTCTTCATGTTGATGTTCAACCTGCGGAAACGCCATAGCAGCGCCAGGCAGGTGAGGTTCGCCACCAGGGCAATGCCACCGAACACCAGCATCAGCGTGCTGGACGGTGGCACCCCGTTGACCAGCTTGCCGGTCACTTCGAACACGATGAACACGAAGAAGGCCAGGATCAGCAGGCCCTTGGCCAGCGCCGCGCCCGCTTCCCAGCGCGCGCCCCGGTTTACCGCCCACAGGCTCAGGCCATAGACGATGGCATCGCCCAGCATGTCGACCGCATCGGCCTGCAGGGCACTGGATCGCGCGGCAAGGCCCGCGCCGAACTCGATGAAGAACATCGCCAGGTTGATTGCCAGCACCGCCACCAGCACGCGCCGTTGGGCGCTGTGCACCGCTATCGATGCCAGCTCCTGGCGTTTGTGGCCGCAGCACTGGTCCATGGGGGCGCTCCGCCGGGCGCGCCCGGGCTTGAAATGAAAGGGAGCTGCCTTTATCAACCTTGTAGCCCCTACAAGGTCAAGCCCATGACAGCTCCACTCACCATCGGCCAGTTGGCCCGCCAGACCGGCACCAAGGCAGAGACCATCCGCTATTACGAAAAGATCGGCCTGCTGCAGCCGCCGCTGCGTTCGCACGGCAACTACCGCTGCTACGACGCGCAGGATCAACGACGGCTGGCATTCGTGCGTCGTGCGCGCGAGCTGGGGTTCGCCATCGAGCAGATCCGCGAGCTGATCGCCTTCGGCGAACAACGCGAGCACCAGTGCAGTTCGGTGGATGACGTGGTGAAGGCACACATTGCCGACATCGCGCGCAGGATTGCCGACCTGCAAGCGCTGCAGGGCGAGCTGCAGCGGATGATCGGCAACTGCCCCGGCGGGCGCGTGGCCGATTGCCGCGTGCTGGAGGCCCTCCAGCCTGCGCCGGCGACCTGAGCAGGAACCGCACGCGATTCGGCATCCCCCTCAGACGCCGCTCGCTCCCGCCGCCCGCGCCAGCTCCGCCACCAACGCATCGCCCTTGCGCTCGCTGTAACGATCCACGAGGTAGTCGGCACGGCCACGGGTCAGCAGCGTGAACTTCACCAGTTCTTCGACCACATCCACCACGCGATCGTAGTAGGGTGAGGGCTTCATCCGCCCGTCTTCGTCGAACTCCTGCCAGGCCTTGGCCACCGACGACTGGTTGGGAATGGTCAGCATGCGCATCCAGCGGCCCAGCACCCGCAGCGTATTGACCGTGTTGAACGACTGCGAGCCGCCGCAGACCTGCATCACCGCCAGCGTCCTGCCCTGGGTCGGCCGCACGCTGCCATCTTCCAGTGGCAGCCAGTCGATCTGGTTCTTGAACACGCCGGTCACCGTGCCGTGCCGCTCCGGGCTGACCCACACCTGCCCTTCCGACCAGTGCGACCACTCGCGCAGCCGCTGCACTTCCGGATGCCCCTTCTCCACGCTGTCCAGCAGCGGCAAGGCATGTGGATCGAACACGCGCGTGTCGCAGCCCAGATGCTGCAGCAGGCGTTCGGCCTCCAGTGCCAGCTTGCGGCTGAACGATTGCGGCCGCAGTGAACCGTACAGCAGCAGGATGCGTGGTGGCCCCTGGCGTTCGGCGGCCAACCGCTGGTGATCAGGCTGGGGAAGCGAGGCTTCCCTCAGATGGGGCAACGAAGGACTTGTGATCGGCTTATTCATTCGACTATTCTAGAAATATGGAAACATCGAATGCAATCGCTGCGCTCACCGCGCTCGGCCACGCCACCCGCCTGGCGGCCTTCCGCCTGCTGGTCGAAGCTGGCCCGGCCGGTCGCATGGCCGGCGACATCGCCGCAGCGCTCCAGGTTCCGCCCGCCACCCTCAGCTTCCACCTGAAGGAGCTGGTACAGGCCGGCCTGGTCGAGAGCGAGAGCCAGGGCCGCCACGTCTGCTACCGCGCGAACTTCAGCGCAATGACCGGCCTGATCGAGTACCTCACGCACAACTGCTGC
This portion of the Stenotrophomonas sp. WZN-1 genome encodes:
- a CDS encoding aspartyl protease family protein — translated: MRRIPPHRRSALGTRRWRSTAIAILTLLTLPLATLASPVLESACSLAARPGERIIDVPFDVVDGRIYVEVQVNGSGPYRFAIDTGASGMARADARLVRQLALPADASTRHSDGVQTAWADTVRINALALGGLRHSDVTARTRDYNARQSKDAAFDGILARGFFADGVLIIDYPQRRLQFRRDIDLLPAQPDTLAYSRAFRIPVTIGTVTTEAQLDTGANVAMVLPTARFRQVAGTAVTTGDRLTLSHGEVDGGRARLDVPVLIGGLALQGLHVRVSDRYPEAVVGAHALQDAVVLIDQRSQQVAVCPGRHHRN
- a CDS encoding cation transporter; translated protein: MDQCCGHKRQELASIAVHSAQRRVLVAVLAINLAMFFIEFGAGLAARSSALQADAVDMLGDAIVYGLSLWAVNRGARWEAGAALAKGLLILAFFVFIVFEVTGKLVNGVPPSSTLMLVFGGIALVANLTCLALLWRFRRLNINMKSTFECSRNDVAANLGVLVAAGGVAMTGRGWPDIVVGAVIALLFLRSAVGVIAEAWPAWRAARRQ
- a CDS encoding helix-turn-helix domain-containing protein — translated: MTAPLTIGQLARQTGTKAETIRYYEKIGLLQPPLRSHGNYRCYDAQDQRRLAFVRRARELGFAIEQIRELIAFGEQREHQCSSVDDVVKAHIADIARRIADLQALQGELQRMIGNCPGGRVADCRVLEALQPAPAT
- the arsH gene encoding arsenical resistance protein ArsH, producing the protein MNKPITSPSLPHLREASLPQPDHQRLAAERQGPPRILLLYGSLRPQSFSRKLALEAERLLQHLGCDTRVFDPHALPLLDSVEKGHPEVQRLREWSHWSEGQVWVSPERHGTVTGVFKNQIDWLPLEDGSVRPTQGRTLAVMQVCGGSQSFNTVNTLRVLGRWMRMLTIPNQSSVAKAWQEFDEDGRMKPSPYYDRVVDVVEELVKFTLLTRGRADYLVDRYSERKGDALVAELARAAGASGV
- a CDS encoding winged helix-turn-helix domain-containing protein, whose amino-acid sequence is METSNAIAALTALGHATRLAAFRLLVEAGPAGRMAGDIAAALQVPPATLSFHLKELVQAGLVESESQGRHVCYRANFSAMTGLIEYLTHNCCAGSPSEQCTPSGNPCSC